aaagtttatATAATATAGAATtatctaggttggaagggacacctACAGGTCATTTAGTCTAAActcctgcttaaaaaaaaacagggccAAATCTTGAAGGTTTAACTTTGACTAAAGTTCTTCAGCTCATTCCTTCAACATTAGGTTGAAACATCCACTCAGTTCTTCAGACTCCAGTGAAGAaggtttttggtgtttttgttttgtttttgttaaacaaCTGTGCAGTTAGTGGAAATACATTCCCTGTGCAGGTTACTTTCACAGAAGGTGTCTGAATGTACCAATCCTGTATCAGGCAGTGCCTGATTTTAACACCTTGGAAAGACAGaccctttttcttctcaaatgaTGCTCTGCTTCTTCTAAATAGCTTGGTATTTCTGACTGTATGTTTAAgtttataaaatgcaaaagacaattagatttgtgtttaaaaccacaatatattttcctatttctaaCAATAGTATTTGCCATCAGGAAGTTTTAATATATACTTGAGTATTCACaataattctgctttcttcttcagaaaaccTTCTTGGCCTGccttcttgttctttctgttaGCGTGGCAGTGTCCAATGCTGCTTGCTACTTTCAACCATTGAAGCCAGTGAACCCTGGTGATGAGATCAAAGGTGAGAAATCGATTGTCCTCAACTTGACACACACTACCACAAGTACTGCCtgatttgatttttggtttATCCAGTCAGCACATTTCATCACAATTTAGAAATAATTGGAAAGAGTGGAGAGGAACCACTgtgaaatggggaaaatgggGTATGGAGAGTAATGGATTTAtgttataaaagagaaaagtttgTCTAAGAAGCATGATACAAGTCAAATTACACATGGATTTTGTCCAGGGAAGTAGCATAGGCTTAGTTTATTCATCTGCATGAAGTCATACTACTTGTTTTTACTATGAGTGCTGCTACAAGAATAAGCGTTCAAAAGCAATACTCAATTATTTGGACACACTATTGTGGTttagcccagcaggcagctaagcatcacacagctgttcactccCTTCCTGGGACAGAGGAAagaattggggaaaaaaatgtaaaagctcatgggttgagataaagcAAGTTTGATAAGTTTTGAAAGTTTGTTGTTCTGCTGAGAACaacaaggagcagagcagctgaagacATCCTTTTCCATGCTTTAACATAGTAGTAGTCCCActacattaatgaaaaaagcCAGAAGATTTCCTATATGCTTTGAGCAGGCAATAGCATTGTTAGTGCAACGTGTCTGACACTAACAGATGCTTGTGTTCTACATTTTCAGGCTGCTATGACTCAAAGGGAGAGCTGCATGAATTTGGTTCCCAGTGGAAGACTGCAGACTGCCTTGAGTGCTCCTGTTCCAAGGATGGAATCAGCTGCTGCTCCACGTGAGTTCAGAGAAGCAGTGGGGTTTCATCTGCtgtcacagcacagcacaaagcacttCCCTTCACAGAGGGGACCCTGAGAAATCACCATGACTCTTCTCTCACTCCTTTCATATCACAAAGTAATGCATTAACCCAACACCATCACTAAGCATGCAAGAAGTTTCTGTAAAAAACAagtcatgtttaaaaaatatatattttttttttttaaaaaaaaaaaggagtgaatTTTTATTGGGGCTAAAGGTTCAGGTAAGATACTAATTCATGAGTGAACATTTAGATCCTTAAGaattttctgcagctgcttaTCCAGATCTTTCCCAAGCCACACATTGcccctcttttttctctgagGGACAGCCTGGAATACACTGGCTTGCCTGTAATTTTTGCTGTAGTGACACCTAACCACTCATGCAATTCTTGTTCCATATCACGGCTAACTAGAAAAGGCAATTATATTGCTAATATTAGAGCGACAAACACAAACATCCCTTGGTCATAAATCAGATCAGTTAGCTACAACTCTCTCTTCATCTTGTTTAAGCAGCAGGGTAAGTCACCTTTGATCTGGGAGCTCCACATGAGCTCCCTTTTCTGCCCCTAAACACTTCCTCAGTATAGTGTCTTCATATTAGAAGTGTGTACATACAACCTCAAatggaagctgtttttttctaggTCTCatcacctctttctttttccaatgaCAGCTATTCAACACCAGTTGGTTATGATAAAGAGAAATGTGTAAGCATTTTCAACAAGGAGACCTGCACTTATGAAGTAGTGGAGAAAAATGATCACTCAAAAACATGCCCAGTACAAGGGATGGTGGGCTAACTCAGAAGAGTTCTGGATTTGGGCtatatatcttttattttttactttttcttttgaatttcaaGGCTTCTTTCTCACAAAttcaaaaacactgaaaaatgcagccATCAAGTGAAATCTACTCAAAACCTTCCTAAGTGATAAAATTGAGTATGTATGCACAAAAAATTTCCTcagtttctctgccttcctcttctccatgcAGTTAGAACGTATACCTTCCTTGACATCTGAAATTAAAGCTGACTTTAAGTATCATCAGTAGCTGCCaattttaatcttcttttctcttcaaacTTCAGTTTCAAGGAGTATGTTCTGTTATCTTCACACAGCTGTATcttaaagctaaaaataaaatcagatgaaGCACCAAACAttcatgtgactttttttttttttttttgaggaagaaaacctAAAGAATTAACAGTCCAAAAAGTATGggaaagcaatgaaaagcagCTTAAAAGTCTTTCTGGACACTTTTCTAGGACAATGTCTCATATGACGATCATTTATCCTATTTGGCTACTTGAAGCCTGCCCAACCTATGGACTTCAAGATCCAAAACCTACCCAGTATTGTACGTCTAACAACACAGCAAACCCACTCCTCAGCCAAGAGTCTGATTAATCTTTAAATGATTCAACTTGAGCCCCATCCACAGGAGGAACCAGTCTTACCAGGTTTGTCCTTGCAGTATGAAGTGGCCTTTACCTCAAACTTCAGCTCACTAATTACTTAAATTGTGCAAGTGCAGGCTACTGGTTTCCTGCCTACCTCTTGCTCCTGCCTGCCTTACTCCAGCAcccagattttgttttccaacagTCTGGGCTCCAACTCACTGTGCTAGATGGCTagtcccagctcctccagcacctgccAAGGATACTGAAGTTGGGCCAGAACTGTTTTGGAACTGCACCCACATGTGCGATCACAATTCAGCTACCACAAACaacatgcttctgtttttcagggaaACTTTGCCCAATGGTGTAACTGCAAGCAGTGATACCAGCTTCCCTCTTCTATTTCTGCTTCCCACTCTCTCATCTGCTTGGAAAGCTCAGGACTTCCCATCTACAAAATAATCTATCAGAATTCAGTGGCATTGCTTGGAAGACACCAGCCCCAATAGTTTGAGGGTCATGAGCCAGTTTACCTCCCTTTGTTCACCTGTGCTAAGAGAAAGCATATTTGAAGGCATCTTCTAATGACGCTGTGTCCAGTACGGACTCCAACACTTTAGGTTTGAGTCTGGAGGACCTAGAAATGGATACTAAAAAAAACTACTGCACCATGGATATTTTAGGGTTGCTCTTTGTAGTTTCATCCAGAGGAGATGACACAGGAAGGGTAGCAGCATGGACATCTTTCTGTCTGCAAGAGACTTCCAGGTTCAGTTGTAAGGCATGTCCGTAGAGAACATCAAGTTTCAAGCAAGCTGTGACCAaagatttaatttcctttttaaggcTAATGACTTATGTACCCAAACTCCAGAAAAGCCAGCCTTACCAGTACACCTACTGGATTAAAACCAatttaaccattttttaaatgcCCTCAAGCAACTTTCTCTAGCATCTGACAATTGTTATATGTGATTCTACCCTGTCTCCTATGCAAAAATAAGATAATGTCTAAACCAAAATATCTCCAGGGAGCTGTCTGTTCTCCTCTTGTCTGCTTCTGTATGGGAAAGGATAATGTTACCTATCACATCTAGTTTCAGGACACCAGAAGCACAGCAGAGACTTGGCTGCCTTCTGTAGCGAGGAACCTAGCTGTGGTAGGATGACAAAGCCTTCCAAActgagagagcagagagcatAAGACCTCTGCTCCTCCCACTTCTGCCAAGTAATGTTTTTGTCTTGTCATTTCTCTACTTCAATGCACACAGCCCCCTACAAAGAATACACCCCCAATTCCAGCCTTCAAGCTTTAGGTGATAAAACCACTCACTCCACATAGTGTAACGGAAACATTTGCATAAGAGTTTCCCATTATCCTGACATGCAAAAGGTTTAAAAGACTCTGCAGAACGTTGGGGGTTCAAGCACAGTTCCAGGCAGAGTGGAGAGGCTGTGTGCACTCTTCTACCCATTACCATCTCCCTACCTGAAAGAATGCAACGTCTCCACTAGCCTtacaagaaaaagagatgaaatttcAGGTGGCTGATCCTGATCCCTCTAATCCCAGTAATTCTTTTTGAGGCAAGACTTTTAAGTACCAGTAAGACTTTCTTGcactaaaaccaaaatattatGCTTACCCTACCAAGTATCAGGTCTATTGAACCTAACAGCACACCTACACCATAATCTGGTGGAAATTTTCCAATTAAGGAGTGTTAATCACTTAAATCCTAATTGTTTTTACACCTATTTGTGTATTGTTCCTATTAAGACTTTTACAAGCCTTAAAAGTAAAAACCAATTTAAACAATCATAAATAAGGAATGCACGTATCTTATTTACATTATAAGTTAGAAATTTCCTGCTCACattctgctttgtgctgctcttttaaaatgttgttaagCATGTTCACTTTGGTTTTAATTAATGCTTCTGTTGGTATGCAGGAAAGTTTGCCTTGGCACCGTTTGAAAGCCCGAAAGTTTCTGTTCAAATCTATTGTGTGCATGTTTCACTAAGCCAAGCTGTGGTTTATTTTAGGGCAAGCTAATGAGATTTATAATAGTAATTTATATGAAACTCCAGAACACATAAGTCATATGACCTATCTAAAATACTCAGTAAGACTGGGTTACTTTAACATTTATCCCCCACATCCACATTAttcaacatttcatttcttacaGCATGTAGTTCTCAGCCACTAACATGTTTTCTCTGCACTTCAGGATTTCAGGGCTCTTGCATAATCATTACTTCAGGTAGATCTCCATTATAGAGTAGTGATGAACTGCAGTCCTTTACCACCACGAAATCAGCCTCCAAGAACAGCCTtgtatttttcctccctctgtaATTCCAGAGGCATCTCCCATTTCTGTCCTAGCCTTCCAAAGACAAGACAAATCTACCAAAGcaagcagttttgttttactgataaCTATAATGGCTCAGAAATCTTTTAGATAGCTGAAGTCAGATGGGATTATTTGACAGAGgcctctttttcccttccatctcagttgtttcttcctttttctagtGTTCAGCTGTGTAATGCAGGCTATTAAACACGTTAATTCAAAGCAGTATTAGTATTATTCCCCAATATTAACagcaaatgataaaaataagttaaataaaagatcatttttGTAAGATTGCATTCTGGAAAGAACATTTGTGAGCATAACACCTAGAAATTCATTATCTAGTTCAGCTACATTGCTTGCATCAGGCCTATGTTTTTAGAATATAGTCTCTTTCTATCAGTCTATATTTCTCATTAATATCTTCCCTCACTTCCTTCTGAGTATCATTTGGAAATGGTGGACTCTTCCAACCCTCCTCAGTAGAAAGGGGTTAAAAATTTATAACAATCAAAATTGTATCAGAAATGAAGAGTGTCAAGCCAGTGCCATTTTGCTTGGTGCTGCTCACTGGCAGCCAAGGACTTCAGAGAGGACCTGACTTTTCCAGCAAGTGTTGTGGGAAGTATCAATAACTCAATAGAGTGGATCACTCTAGCTACAATCCAGCTACATCAGTACAGATGTTCATGTACAAAGGTAACAGATCtggaactttatttttcttcttccttctctgctaaAAAAGAGTAAGTCACTAGATGGCATCCTAGTTCTGCAACAGTGCACCTGTATTGGAAGGCAAGACTGGGCAAGACAGATGTACAGATAGCATGAAAACCTAGATCCTGATGCTGCTGGCAGACTTgagctttttaatttgttctaaTGAGGTTCAAGAATGCAAGCATCTTTTTAGAAGTATTCTTAATCtattaataaagagaaaaaactcCAAGGAGCTGTCATGGGCAGGACTGAGTAGCTTTAAGTTTTTGGACTCAACAGACTAGCCTACTTAAATTATCCTTGATAGAGGAGAAAGAAATCTCAATGATAACACTACTTCAAAGTTTTATTCAGGGAATAGATATATTAGCATCTCTAATTGTtaccagagagaaaaaaagactaaagaCAAGAGTTTGATGGGGCTGATCCCATGCTTTAAAGCATGCAGTGACAGACTTCCTTCTTGCAGACCTCTTATCAAGAACTGCAGTTTTAGTATACCCATTTCTGACTGCGCtgtgcttctgtatttttcttgcatttcaatGAAAGTTGAAAAGCAAgctctgttgaaaaaaaaaaaatctttgtgcaGTGTGCAAGTCATTGCCAGTAATCAAACTCAGTGTCAGATTTAGAAGTTTCTTGCACATTGTATTAGTGCAGTGTCCCTTAACTTGAAGGGACACAAGCTCCATTTTCTAAGCTTACCTCTGCTCAGGTCTTAGTCTTGCTTGCAGCAAAATCTTTAGAAATGCATTCTGCAGCCCTTTCTCCAAGATTTCCTGCTAAACTCCTAAGATGCTGTTTTGGGGAGCCAAAATGAAGACAGACGTCTGCTTGTCTACCAAGTTAGTCTGGGCAACACTTCTTTTCCCAGAGCCAGAAACTCAGAACTGATGAGGCCATGGGGATTGGCTGGAAGGAACAAGTGGCAGAACATACCACTTAAAATTCAGGAGGCACACGTGTCatcagctgctgccatctgagaAAAGCCTCTGAGGAAACAGTTCTGTGGGTTGCCTAGACACTACAGCACATTGACATAATGTAATTGAATTGCAATGCTTTATTAGTCAGGTAGACACATTTGGAAGGGTGTGGATAGGAGCAGGATACATAAACAACACCAGCTTCCTATCTGCAAGAGGCAGAACATAAGATTAGGGTTTAACGCAAGGCTTGCTCACTGGAGCTGCTACCAGAGTCCTGGGACTTCAAGACATCAGGTAGCTCTGGGGTGCTTGAGAAGGGATCAATGCGCAGTGGCTCAAAGGAGCCATTACCAGGTCTGAATAAAACTAAGCCCACTGTGGCAGGAATATGAGGACGGCAGTTTTGTCTGCTTAAGCCACAGTCTAGCAAAGTCCTGTCATCATCATCCAGCAGCTGGTCATCTTTGTAGAGCCTCTGCTCCTCTGGTGGCCTCTTCAGTATTCCCTCCACCACCTTCTTCAACTCATGCACAGTTGTCGTCTCTTTTGCCTCAGTGAAGATTGTCGTCTTGTGACGTCGAATCATCAGGTAGACATCCATCACTGCCCTGAGGCTTCCTACAGTCCTCTATCAGTGGCAAGCAGGTCTCAGTCCTCTTAGCAGAAAACCTGTATTTTCAGGAGTAACGGAAGTCAAGACAGAACAGTTGTTAGGTGATTAGACCCACTGGGGAAGggtgggtggggtggggagtGAAGGGAATAGTCTACAGGAAGTTGCTCTGCTAGACAGACTAAGATCCTCATGGTCAGAACTATGGAGTACAAGTACAGCAAGCTCAGCATTAAGATTAGAGATCCATGCCTGAGTCAAGAGCAGTCTGGGAAGGGAAATTATATCTGGTAACATTAGAGAAAGCTTGGAAAAAGAAGGAGCTCCTCAAAGTCCAGCCGTTTTAGTACTTTATGGCAGTGGCAGTACACAGTCCCTTGTTCACATGTGGAACAAGTCACACCCAAGAGGCTTAAAGACTCTCTTCAGTCAAGGATATCTGCTCAGAGCTGCCATTACTGGTTCCCACAGACTTCAGGACCAGTTGCACCTAATCCCATTGACACCAGGCCCTACTTCCAGCTCTGTGGCAAAGCAGCCACATTTCAAGGGTATGGGCTGCTCTTGTCTTTGGGATGATTTATACGATCTGAAGAGAAACCAGAGTACTGCTCTCCCCACTGGAGCCCTCTGGAAGGGGTGTGAGACACTCCTCTATGAAGGCAAGCAGTGGTCAGATACCTACAAGCTACAGTGCTGAATAGGCAGAGCTCTTTTTCACTAGGTCAGAGAGAGGTGGGTGGGTGGGAAACATTTaagcttgtttttctcttccttttgcacTTTGATATCACTGGCACAAACAAGCTTTCCATGACAAACCAAGGCTAGAGTTAATCCCTTGTATGGTCATACAGGCTAGATTACACCAAAGATAGTAACAGATGCAATAAAAGCAACTCCATTCCTCCAGTAGTTTTTTCCTGTCCAACAGGGAAACAGATGTTTATTCCCGTCAGCATCCAACTCTAAGCAGTGACCCATAAGAGCTGTCATCTAAGCGTTGCCAATGACCATAATGCCACATACCACCAACTTGCAGACATGCACACGTGCCTGGTCCTGCTGGAGTTCCCTAGGCTCTGGAGTGCATTCTCATGCAGAGGGGGAGAAATGAGCCACAGGTAAGTacagcaaaaccaacaaaataagAGGGAGCTGCTCTGGACTCAGACCCAAGGTTTATGTGAGGGTCAATTCCTGCTGAAGGCAAGCAGAATCTTGGGATCTATACACATTTGTAGACTGAGGCCTAAATTCTCCCCTTTCCAAGCCCAggactgaaggaaggaaaaaagccaaGTTTACCTCTCTTCAACAGAGTGGAGTTATTACATTATATTTATGTTATCTTGCTGATCAGTTTAAAGAGTCAGGCCTGTTGCAAGAACAGCAACTAGAAAACTCAATTCTTGCTTCAAAGAACATTTAGACACACAGGCATGCTAGACAAAATGGAGTATGTTTATAGGCTAAACAACTGGAAGTAactcaaagaaaacacagtgctCCACACATACATAAAAGCCTCCTCTATCAGCCCTAGACTAATAGAGTTAAGAACTAACAGGGAAAGAGAGgtagaggggagagaaaggtAAAGCTagagaaacattcattttaaatttcctttagGGCTGGGGTTTGGGCAGCATACACATACATAACCTGAAAGCATCAGGAAGCCAAACCTGAATCATTGCTGCAGAGGGAAGATGGCACCACCTGCCACAAGGGGTGGTCACTCCAGTGCTACTGCACTCAGATAAACAATGGAGTACATTCTCATAGAGAAGGGCCACATCACAGAGGAGGAGCAGTCCTCAACCAGGCAAGCTAAACTAAGCCATCCCTTAATAGAGGGACCCACAGAGGACACAGTACTACAGCCCTGAGAGGTACTGTTCATTCACATCTACACAATGGAGAACCCTTTCT
This Oxyura jamaicensis isolate SHBP4307 breed ruddy duck chromosome 6, BPBGC_Ojam_1.0, whole genome shotgun sequence DNA region includes the following protein-coding sequences:
- the LOC118169334 gene encoding beta-microseminoprotein-like, which encodes MKTFLACLLVLSVSVAVSNAACYFQPLKPVNPGDEIKGCYDSKGELHEFGSQWKTADCLECSCSKDGISCCSTYSTPVGYDKEKCVSIFNKETCTYEVVEKNDHSKTCPVQGMVG
- the ELOB gene encoding elongin-B; protein product: MDVYLMIRRHKTTIFTEAKETTTVHELKKVVEGILKRPPEEQRLYKDDQLLDDDDRTLLDCGLSRQNCRPHIPATVGLVLFRPGNGSFEPLRIDPFSSTPELPDVLKSQDSGSSSSEQALR